GCGCCAAAAACGATCAGCCGGCCGGTTGGCGCGAGCGCGGCGAACGACTGTTTTTGAACCTTTCCGCCGATACCGTCCAGCACAAGGTGCAGCGGCCGCCCGTTTAACTGATCTTTCAATTGTTGTGGAAAATCCTCGTCGCGCACAATCACCTGGTCAAAGCCTTGCGCGGCAAGAAACGCACGCTTGTGCTCGGAACCGACGGTACCAATGGGGATCGCCCCCATCTGCGCCGCCATGCGCATGGCCTGCAAGCCGACACCGCCGGCAGCGCTCTGGACCAATACCACCTGTCCGGGCTTCAGCGCACCCAGGGTGTTGAGCGCGTAGTAAGCGGTCAGGCTTTGTGCGGGGAAAGCAGCCCCTTCGGCAAAGCTCCAGCCCTCCGGGATTTTCCGACAGTGCTGCGGCAGCACATCCACCACCGAGGCATAACCGCCAAAGCGGGTGCAGCCGTAAACGCGGTCGCCAATCTGCAAATCCGTATGCGCATTGTCACCGAGTTCGATGACAGTGCCGGAGAATTCCAGCCCGGGAATAAAGCTGCCCTCGGGCGTGGCCGAATAGAGACCGGTGAGGGCAAAAATATCGGCGAAGTTGAGACCGACGGATTTGACCTGGATGCGAATATGCTCTTCCGCGAGAGTTTGCAACGGTTCTTCCCGCAACTGCAGGTTGCTGATAGCCCCGGCTTTATCGGTGCGCCAGACTCTGCGGATTTCTTGCATACACTGCATTCCCTTTGCCAATCGGAGAAAGAGATGCAGCCTAGCGGGAAGCCGTCGCCATGACCAGATACCGCCATGGATGTACCGGTGTCTCTGCGGTCGCGCACGGGTTTGTTTGCGCCCCACCATTGCTGTATAACCATACAGCATCGGGCGACTGTGACGCCCACGTGAGTACACCCCCAAGCGCTTGAATCTCCCATGGCCGATCCCATCGAACTGACACCGGATTATTACCTCAGCAACTTCCACGCGCTGGTGGACTTTGTGATGGCGCGCTATGCAAACTTGCTGTCGGATGCAGAACGATTCTTTTACGACCAGTTTCGCGGCCTCACCCCGGACAGCCAGCGCCTCTACGTGCGCCTGCTGTCCCGCAAGGGTGTACCGTCATCCCGTGGTGCCCTGTTCCGCCAGCACAAGCTCCGCTACAGCGAGATCGCTGATCTCACGGCAGCGGTAGACGAGCTGATCGCAATCGAACTGCTGCAGCGCAATCCCTCTCTGCCACTGGCAGAAATCCTGCCACTGTTTACCAAAAGCGAGTTGTTCGCCAGCAGCCCCGAGCCACTACCGAAATCCCTCAAGCGCCCGGACCTCGAACATGCTCTGCTGGAACTGGACTGCGCGCAGATACGCCGCACACTGATACGCGAGGAGCCGTGCCTGGCAGTGCAGGCCGCCGAGCACTTCGAAACCTTCAAGCTCCTGTTTTTCGGCAACCTGAATCAGGATCTGACGGACTATGTATTGCGGGATCTGGGCCTCTTCCGCTACGAACAGTACCCACTGGAGCAGGCACAATTGCCGTTCCAGAGCCGCGCGCAGATCGAGCAACACCTGTGCTATTACGACTGTTTACGCGAGGCCGAGTGCGCTTTGACCGCCGGCGTGGACGAGATCACTACACTCGCCGCGCGGCTGCCTGCAGGTATTGAAGGCGATAGCACCCTGCACCGACGCCTGGACCGGCTGCGCCTGACGCTGGCGCGACAACTGGAACGACTCGACGCGCTGGGCGATGCCGATCACCTGTATCGCCAGTGCAGCCACCCTCCCGCCCGCGAGCGCCGGGCGCGGATTGCGGTTGCCACAGGCGATACCACCACCGCGCTGGCGCTGTGCGCAGATATTCTCGCTGCGCCACACCATGAAGCCGAACGCGCGTTTGCCGAAAGCTTCGGTTACCGCACGGCCAAAAAGACCGGCTGTACTGACGGCTGGATGGCACCCCGCCGTCACCGCGCCCCCGCGGAAACTGTCGCGCTGCCACAGACCCCGGAGCGGGTGGAGACCATCGCCGCCAACCATCTTGTCCATCAGGCGCCCGGCAATCAGTGCTTTTACGTGGAAAACAGCCTGTTCAACGGGGTGCTGGGGCTATTTATCTGGGACATCCTGTTCGCGCCGGTACCGGGCGCTTTCTTCAATCCGTTTCAAATGGCCCCCAGCGACTTCCGCACTCCCGATTTTTATCCACAGCGTCGCGCGGCCTTCGAGCAGCGGCTGGCAGCGCTGGACAGGGATGAACTCAATGAGTACGTGTGGCGGCACTACCGCGAAAAATGGGGCATCGCAAACCCGCTGGTCCACTGGGAAGCGCTGCCGGAATCTTTGCTGTCTCTGGCGCTGGAGCGTATTTCCACAGAGCACTGGCGAGCGCTGTTTCGCCGGCTTTTAAGTGACATCGCCCACCACCGCAGCGGACTGCCGGACCTGATCCTGTTTCCCGCCGCTGGCGGTTTTGAGCTGGTGGAGGTCAAGGGCCCCGGCGATCGGCTGCAACAGAACCAGCAGCGCTGGCTGACCTATTTTGCCCAACATCAAATTCCGCACCGGGTACTGCATGTGGAGTGGCAGCCTTGAGCGGCCCAACAACAGCCTTGAGCGAACTGGAAACAGCCTTGAGCGGACTGGAAACCGCCGAGAGTGATACAGCCGCGATACAAACATTAGCGCTCTCGGTAGGCGAACTGGTGGCTTTCGCCTGTCGCTGCGGTGATCTCTCTGCGGCAAAAACCGGTGGCCCTACCGCCCTCGAGGGCATCCGCGCCCATCAGAAGCTGCAGAAAAAGCGTCCCGCAGACAGCGAAGCGGAATACAGTCTGCAGGTAGAGATTGCACAGAATGGATATCGAGTGACCCTGAGCGGCCGTGTGGATATCCTGCACCCCCGGAAAGATCTGCACCGACCGGTACAGCTGGATGAAATCAAGACCACCTATGTGCCGCCGCAAAAGCTGACAGAATCCGCCCGCGACCTGCACTGGGCACAGCTGAAGGTCTACGGCTTTTGCTACGGGCTCGAACAACAGTTTTCCGCTGACGAAACCGTCGCCCTACAGATGCTCTGGCACAATCTCAAGGAGCGCAAAACCTACCCGGAACTACAGGAGTTCCGCTGGGCGGAACTGGAAGCTTTTGCCACAACAGCACTCAGCGCATATCTGCAGTGGCACCGCCACTGGCAGGCACACCGCGACGCCGTGCGCACTTCTGCCCGCGAGCTGGAATTCCCCTTCGCACAATACCGCGCGGGCCAGCGCACACTGGCCGTGGCCGCCTATCGCTGTCTGCGCGATGGTGGCGAGCTGGTCGTCGAGGCCCCCACCGGTATCGGTAAAACCATCAGTACCCTGTTTCCCGCGATCAAGGCCCTGGGAGAAACCTCCCTCGATCAACTGGTTTACCTCACCGCGAAAAATTCCGGTCGTCAGGTGGTGCGGGAAACTGCCACACGTTTGCACACTCACGGGCTCAAGCTTTCGGTACTCGAACTGCAGGCACGCGACAAAACCTGTGCCTGCAACCTGGGGCTCTGCAGCCGCGATGAAGATGGTATCTGCCCGCGCACCCGCGGTTTTTTCGATCGTCTGCCGGAGGCCCGGCAAAATCTGCTGGGCCAGCCATTGCTGACGCCGGAAGTGGTTGCCAAAGAGGCCGACCGGCTGCAGTTGTGTCCTTTCGAGCTGTCACTGCAGATGCTGCCCTGGGCCGATCTGGTGGTATGCGACTTCAATTACGTGTTTGATCCCCTGGTGCAGATGCAGACCCTGCGGGATGGGCGACGGAAACGCGGACTGCTGATCGACGAAGCGCACAACCTGAGCGACCGGGCGCGGGCCATGTACAGTGCAAAACTCACCCGCAGCGACAGCCATCGCGCCGCCGCGGCCTGCAAGAGTTCCCATCCGGCCCTGCGCCGGGCCATCCAGTCACTGGTACGCGCGATGGATAAGTGGGTGGAACAACAGCGGCAATCCGCACAACCTCAAGTGAGTGAAGCGCGCAATAGCGCACTGTGGATATCGTCGCCGGAGAACGGGTTTCCCCTGCCCGTCAGTGGCGCCATTCACAAGGTACTGACCGTGGTCAACCAACTGTGGGAACAATCGCAGTCTCCGCCGGAAGCGATAAACGATTGGCTAAAGGCGCTGTTTCGCTATCAGACTCTCGAGCAGCTGGCAGCGGACAACCACCGCTGTATT
The Microbulbifer celer DNA segment above includes these coding regions:
- a CDS encoding zinc-binding dehydrogenase; this translates as MQEIRRVWRTDKAGAISNLQLREEPLQTLAEEHIRIQVKSVGLNFADIFALTGLYSATPEGSFIPGLEFSGTVIELGDNAHTDLQIGDRVYGCTRFGGYASVVDVLPQHCRKIPEGWSFAEGAAFPAQSLTAYYALNTLGALKPGQVVLVQSAAGGVGLQAMRMAAQMGAIPIGTVGSEHKRAFLAAQGFDQVIVRDEDFPQQLKDQLNGRPLHLVLDGIGGKVQKQSFAALAPTGRLIVFGAAEFTPGDKPNWLKAAWLYLKRPRYDVMDMISSNKSVLAFNLIWLWQEQMLFDELLEGCVQLELPAPFVGHQFSFAQAHEAIALLRGGGTVGKVVLNIE
- a CDS encoding VRR-NUC domain-containing protein; protein product: MADPIELTPDYYLSNFHALVDFVMARYANLLSDAERFFYDQFRGLTPDSQRLYVRLLSRKGVPSSRGALFRQHKLRYSEIADLTAAVDELIAIELLQRNPSLPLAEILPLFTKSELFASSPEPLPKSLKRPDLEHALLELDCAQIRRTLIREEPCLAVQAAEHFETFKLLFFGNLNQDLTDYVLRDLGLFRYEQYPLEQAQLPFQSRAQIEQHLCYYDCLREAECALTAGVDEITTLAARLPAGIEGDSTLHRRLDRLRLTLARQLERLDALGDADHLYRQCSHPPARERRARIAVATGDTTTALALCADILAAPHHEAERAFAESFGYRTAKKTGCTDGWMAPRRHRAPAETVALPQTPERVETIAANHLVHQAPGNQCFYVENSLFNGVLGLFIWDILFAPVPGAFFNPFQMAPSDFRTPDFYPQRRAAFEQRLAALDRDELNEYVWRHYREKWGIANPLVHWEALPESLLSLALERISTEHWRALFRRLLSDIAHHRSGLPDLILFPAAGGFELVEVKGPGDRLQQNQQRWLTYFAQHQIPHRVLHVEWQP
- a CDS encoding ATP-dependent DNA helicase; its protein translation is MSGPTTALSELETALSGLETAESDTAAIQTLALSVGELVAFACRCGDLSAAKTGGPTALEGIRAHQKLQKKRPADSEAEYSLQVEIAQNGYRVTLSGRVDILHPRKDLHRPVQLDEIKTTYVPPQKLTESARDLHWAQLKVYGFCYGLEQQFSADETVALQMLWHNLKERKTYPELQEFRWAELEAFATTALSAYLQWHRHWQAHRDAVRTSARELEFPFAQYRAGQRTLAVAAYRCLRDGGELVVEAPTGIGKTISTLFPAIKALGETSLDQLVYLTAKNSGRQVVRETATRLHTHGLKLSVLELQARDKTCACNLGLCSRDEDGICPRTRGFFDRLPEARQNLLGQPLLTPEVVAKEADRLQLCPFELSLQMLPWADLVVCDFNYVFDPLVQMQTLRDGRRKRGLLIDEAHNLSDRARAMYSAKLTRSDSHRAAAACKSSHPALRRAIQSLVRAMDKWVEQQRQSAQPQVSEARNSALWISSPENGFPLPVSGAIHKVLTVVNQLWEQSQSPPEAINDWLKALFRYQTLEQLAADNHRCITRAQSPSNPDSRWREQEIELLCLNASEYLQQAYQPFHGMIAFSATLRPPRYVYRQLGLQADTPYQALPSPFSPAQLGLLICPYVDTRYRARHQATDALVDMIARTFNSRPGNYLVFFPSYRFLQQVAERFAAQFPELPLVQQVSSSSDQQRAEFLAHFRENRRSLGFAIMGGIFGEGVDYVGEQLIGTIVVGVGLPQVNEEQELLREASDIEGENGFDMAYRYPGLTRVLQTAGRVIRTETDRGVVILADYRFTDPFYRPLYPQHWQPKTCNNGDALSTALQQFWNQ